The following coding sequences lie in one Arachis hypogaea cultivar Tifrunner chromosome 4, arahy.Tifrunner.gnm2.J5K5, whole genome shotgun sequence genomic window:
- the LOC112797776 gene encoding uncharacterized protein isoform X2, with product MDYSPEEKGNTSTSLLNRISPCENSEESFKGFLNPKVVLLTEYLCVLFSKLMQSLFWVFTKIFMRYYSSKGMSSACCSEFPFEIDQTNPETEAEEDSYYGSCEEDTEVKYENFDSACDSLSHESNQIDSEGCEGKTEVEAGPMNECCSETFVDEGVNFGLQEEEKEEEPSKLVFKFEYQSWDCNLVEEESKESCDFVERDDTISSWTNKYQIFTGASFSQFLDEPQVENFTVKEFYVHSNGDDSPFENQVIIDSKEGFNAEILENSTQKVSQNKVKDSEPVAEDLPHEDDDFICSSIDSDSMNSMGEEGFLSEADFGTNIDYYTLGNHHVGEENADLITDEEEDLDFLDDKDLENLDIGYEPDDFAEEDEDIMNELRKIEEDCAKEKPSGKNFEVSLKNNSDSLAAFDGEDSSRFDTLWEHQDLIEQLKMELKKVRATGLPTILEDSESPRIMEDLKPWNIDEKFHHCSNTNDLPKFYKSYRERMRKFDILNYQKMYAIGFLSSKDPLQTLSRHKKSSSFVIKDILRRPQSGRRKNKESGDATNKFMRELYSDLEMVYVGQLCLSWEFLQWEYEKALELWESDQYGLKRFNEVAGEFQQFQVLIQRFIENEPFQGPRVENYTKNRCVMRNLLQVPLIRDNSSKDKKKQRQKGGDVAADDESIIITSDMLVEILEESIRTIWRFIRADKDASSFTLKSARETHQLMQLQDLSDSQLLLEILTDLQKKEKRLRELLRSESCILKKLKKHDYDEDGTDQVLYFFSQVDMKLVWRVLNMSRITTDQLAWCRSKLNKITFVNRRIHVEPTFLLFPS from the exons atggacTACTCACCCGAAGAAAAAG GTAACACTTCAACCTCTCTGCTGAATCGGATTTCACCATGTGAAAACAGTGAAGAGAGTTT CAAGGGTTTTTTGAATCCAAAGGTGGTTCTTTTAACGGAGTATTTATGTGTTCTGTTTTCTAAGCTTATGCAATCTCTATTCTGGGTTTTCACCAAAATCTTCATGAG GTATTATAGTTCTAAGGGAATGAGTTCTGCTTGTTGTTCTGAATTTCCCTTTGAAATTGATCAAACCAATCCAGAAACTGAAGCTGAGGAGGATAGTTATTATGGATCGTGCGAAGAAGATACAGAGGTGAAGTATGAGAATTTTGATTCTGCTTGTGATTCTCTATCACATGAAAGTAATCAAATTGATTCTGAAGGCTGCGAGGGCAAAACAGAAGTTGAAGCAGGGCCAATGAATGAATGTTGCTCTGAAACTTTTGTTGATGAAGGTGTAAATTTTGgacttcaagaagaagaaaaagaagaggaaccATCAAAGTtggtttttaaatttgaatatcaAAGTTGGGATTGCAACTTGGTTGAAGAAGAATCCAAGGAAAGTTGTGATTTTGTGGAGAGGGATGATACTATTTCCTCATGGACCAACAAGTATCAGATCTTCACCGGCGCAAGTTTCAGCCAGTTCTTGGATGAACCACAAGTTGAAAATTTCACTGTGAAAGAGTTTTATGTCCATTCAAATGGTGATGATTCTCCATTTGAAAATCAAGTTATCATTGATTCCAAAGAAGGCTTTAATGCAGAAATTCTTGAGAATTCCACTCAAAAGGTGTCACAAAATAAGGTCAAGGATTCGGAACCAGTTGCTGAAGATTTACCACATGAAGATGATGATTTCATATGCTCAAGTATTGATTCAGATTCTATGAATTCTATGGGAGAAGAAGGCTTCTTGTCGGAAGCAGACTTCGGAACCAATATTGATTATTACACATTGGGGAACCATCATGTTGGTGAGGAAAATGCAGACCTAATaacagatgaagaagaagatttgGATTTTTTGGATGATAAAGATTTGGAGAATTTAGATATTGGTTATGAGCCTGATGATTTTGCCGAAGAAGACGAAGATATAATGAATGAGCTTAGAAAGATTGAAGAAGATTGTGCAAAGGAAAAGCCTTCAGGTAAAAATTTTGAAGTATCATTGAAGAACAATTCAGATAGTTTAGCTGCTTTTGATGGTGAGGATTCAAGCCGGTTCGACACACTTTGGGAGCATCAAGATTTGATAGAGCAGCTAAAGATGGAGCTGAAGAAAGTTAGAGCAACTGGTTTACCTACAATCCTTGAGGATTCTGAGTCTCCAAGGATCATGGAAGATTTGAAGCCATGGAATATTGATGAGAAGTTCCACCATTGTTCCAACACCAATGATCTTCCAAAATTCTATAAGAGTTACAGAGAGAGGATGAGGAAATTTGATATCTTGAATTACCAAAAGATGTATGCTATAG GTTTTTTATCATCGAAAGATCCGCTCCAAACACTTTCACGGCACAAGAAATCCTCTTCTTTTGTCATAAAAGACATTCTTCGTCGGCCACAGAGCGGCCGGCGAAAGAACAAGGAGTCAGGGGACGCGACGAACAAGTTCATGAGGGAACTATACAGTGACTTGGAAATGGTTTATGTGGGGCAATTATGCCTTTCTTGGGAGTTTCTTCAATGGGAATATGAGAAGGCATTGGAGCTGTGGGAAAGTGACCAATACGGTTTGAAAAGATTCAATGAGGTTGCTGGGGAATTTCAACAGTTCCAGGTTTTGATTCAGAGATTTATAGAGAATGAACCTTTCCAAGGTCCACGAGTTGAAAACTACACCAAGAATCGCTGTGTCATGAGGAATCTTCTTCAAGTTCCACTCATTAGAG ACAacagttccaaagataaaaagaaacaaagacaAAAAGGAGGAGATGTAGCAGCAGATGATGAGTCTATAATAATAACAAGTGACATGTTAGTGGAGATTTTGGAAGAATCAATCAGAACAATTTGGCGTTTTATAAGAGCTGATAAGGATGCATCTAGCTTCACACTTAAATCTGCAAGAGAAACTCATCAACTCATGCAACTACAGGATCTCTCAGATTCACAGCTTTTACTAGAAATTCTAACAGATCTTCAAAag AAGGAAAAGAGATTGAGAGAGTTATTGAGGAGTGAAAGCTGCATATTGAAGAAACTTAAGAAGCATGATTACGATGAAGATGGGACAGATCAAGTGCTTTATTTTTTCTCTCAAGTGGATATGAAATTAGTTTGGAGAGTGTTGAACATGTCAAGAATAACGACTGATCAACTAGCATGGTGTCGTAGTAAATTGAACAAGATCACTTTTGTAAATAGAAGGATACATGTTGAACCAACTTTCTTGCTTTTTCCTAGTTGA
- the LOC112797776 gene encoding uncharacterized protein isoform X6, protein MNECCSETFVDEGVNFGLQEEEKEEEPSKLVFKFEYQSWDCNLVEEESKESCDFVERDDTISSWTNKYQIFTGASFSQFLDEPQVENFTVKEFYVHSNGDDSPFENQVIIDSKEGFNAEILENSTQKVSQNKVKDSEPVAEDLPHEDDDFICSSIDSDSMNSMGEEGFLSEADFGTNIDYYTLGNHHVGEENADLITDEEEDLDFLDDKDLENLDIGYEPDDFAEEDEDIMNELRKIEEDCAKEKPSGKNFEVSLKNNSDSLAAFDGEDSSRFDTLWEHQDLIEQLKMELKKVRATGLPTILEDSESPRIMEDLKPWNIDEKFHHCSNTNDLPKFYKSYRERMRKFDILNYQKMYAIGFLSSKDPLQTLSRHKKSSSFVIKDILRRPQSGRRKNKESGDATNKFMRELYSDLEMVYVGQLCLSWEFLQWEYEKALELWESDQYGLKRFNEVAGEFQQFQVLIQRFIENEPFQGPRVENYTKNRCVMRNLLQVPLIREDNSSKDKKKQRQKGGDVAADDESIIITSDMLVEILEESIRTIWRFIRADKDASSFTLKSARETHQLMQLQDLSDSQLLLEILTDLQKKEKRLRELLRSESCILKKLKKHDYDEDGTDQVLYFFSQVDMKLVWRVLNMSRITTDQLAWCRSKLNKITFVNRRIHVEPTFLLFPS, encoded by the exons ATGAATGAATGTTGCTCTGAAACTTTTGTTGATGAAGGTGTAAATTTTGgacttcaagaagaagaaaaagaagaggaaccATCAAAGTtggtttttaaatttgaatatcaAAGTTGGGATTGCAACTTGGTTGAAGAAGAATCCAAGGAAAGTTGTGATTTTGTGGAGAGGGATGATACTATTTCCTCATGGACCAACAAGTATCAGATCTTCACCGGCGCAAGTTTCAGCCAGTTCTTGGATGAACCACAAGTTGAAAATTTCACTGTGAAAGAGTTTTATGTCCATTCAAATGGTGATGATTCTCCATTTGAAAATCAAGTTATCATTGATTCCAAAGAAGGCTTTAATGCAGAAATTCTTGAGAATTCCACTCAAAAGGTGTCACAAAATAAGGTCAAGGATTCGGAACCAGTTGCTGAAGATTTACCACATGAAGATGATGATTTCATATGCTCAAGTATTGATTCAGATTCTATGAATTCTATGGGAGAAGAAGGCTTCTTGTCGGAAGCAGACTTCGGAACCAATATTGATTATTACACATTGGGGAACCATCATGTTGGTGAGGAAAATGCAGACCTAATaacagatgaagaagaagatttgGATTTTTTGGATGATAAAGATTTGGAGAATTTAGATATTGGTTATGAGCCTGATGATTTTGCCGAAGAAGACGAAGATATAATGAATGAGCTTAGAAAGATTGAAGAAGATTGTGCAAAGGAAAAGCCTTCAGGTAAAAATTTTGAAGTATCATTGAAGAACAATTCAGATAGTTTAGCTGCTTTTGATGGTGAGGATTCAAGCCGGTTCGACACACTTTGGGAGCATCAAGATTTGATAGAGCAGCTAAAGATGGAGCTGAAGAAAGTTAGAGCAACTGGTTTACCTACAATCCTTGAGGATTCTGAGTCTCCAAGGATCATGGAAGATTTGAAGCCATGGAATATTGATGAGAAGTTCCACCATTGTTCCAACACCAATGATCTTCCAAAATTCTATAAGAGTTACAGAGAGAGGATGAGGAAATTTGATATCTTGAATTACCAAAAGATGTATGCTATAG GTTTTTTATCATCGAAAGATCCGCTCCAAACACTTTCACGGCACAAGAAATCCTCTTCTTTTGTCATAAAAGACATTCTTCGTCGGCCACAGAGCGGCCGGCGAAAGAACAAGGAGTCAGGGGACGCGACGAACAAGTTCATGAGGGAACTATACAGTGACTTGGAAATGGTTTATGTGGGGCAATTATGCCTTTCTTGGGAGTTTCTTCAATGGGAATATGAGAAGGCATTGGAGCTGTGGGAAAGTGACCAATACGGTTTGAAAAGATTCAATGAGGTTGCTGGGGAATTTCAACAGTTCCAGGTTTTGATTCAGAGATTTATAGAGAATGAACCTTTCCAAGGTCCACGAGTTGAAAACTACACCAAGAATCGCTGTGTCATGAGGAATCTTCTTCAAGTTCCACTCATTAGAG AAGACAacagttccaaagataaaaagaaacaaagacaAAAAGGAGGAGATGTAGCAGCAGATGATGAGTCTATAATAATAACAAGTGACATGTTAGTGGAGATTTTGGAAGAATCAATCAGAACAATTTGGCGTTTTATAAGAGCTGATAAGGATGCATCTAGCTTCACACTTAAATCTGCAAGAGAAACTCATCAACTCATGCAACTACAGGATCTCTCAGATTCACAGCTTTTACTAGAAATTCTAACAGATCTTCAAAag AAGGAAAAGAGATTGAGAGAGTTATTGAGGAGTGAAAGCTGCATATTGAAGAAACTTAAGAAGCATGATTACGATGAAGATGGGACAGATCAAGTGCTTTATTTTTTCTCTCAAGTGGATATGAAATTAGTTTGGAGAGTGTTGAACATGTCAAGAATAACGACTGATCAACTAGCATGGTGTCGTAGTAAATTGAACAAGATCACTTTTGTAAATAGAAGGATACATGTTGAACCAACTTTCTTGCTTTTTCCTAGTTGA
- the LOC112797776 gene encoding uncharacterized protein isoform X3 has product MDYSPEEKGNTSTSLLNRISPCENSEESLYYSSKGMSSACCSEFPFEIDQTNPETEAEEDSYYGSCEEDTEVKYENFDSACDSLSHESNQIDSEGCEGKTEVEAGPMNECCSETFVDEGVNFGLQEEEKEEEPSKLVFKFEYQSWDCNLVEEESKESCDFVERDDTISSWTNKYQIFTGASFSQFLDEPQVENFTVKEFYVHSNGDDSPFENQVIIDSKEGFNAEILENSTQKVSQNKVKDSEPVAEDLPHEDDDFICSSIDSDSMNSMGEEGFLSEADFGTNIDYYTLGNHHVGEENADLITDEEEDLDFLDDKDLENLDIGYEPDDFAEEDEDIMNELRKIEEDCAKEKPSGKNFEVSLKNNSDSLAAFDGEDSSRFDTLWEHQDLIEQLKMELKKVRATGLPTILEDSESPRIMEDLKPWNIDEKFHHCSNTNDLPKFYKSYRERMRKFDILNYQKMYAIGFLSSKDPLQTLSRHKKSSSFVIKDILRRPQSGRRKNKESGDATNKFMRELYSDLEMVYVGQLCLSWEFLQWEYEKALELWESDQYGLKRFNEVAGEFQQFQVLIQRFIENEPFQGPRVENYTKNRCVMRNLLQVPLIREDNSSKDKKKQRQKGGDVAADDESIIITSDMLVEILEESIRTIWRFIRADKDASSFTLKSARETHQLMQLQDLSDSQLLLEILTDLQKKEKRLRELLRSESCILKKLKKHDYDEDGTDQVLYFFSQVDMKLVWRVLNMSRITTDQLAWCRSKLNKITFVNRRIHVEPTFLLFPS; this is encoded by the exons atggacTACTCACCCGAAGAAAAAG GTAACACTTCAACCTCTCTGCTGAATCGGATTTCACCATGTGAAAACAGTGAAGAGAGTTT GTATTATAGTTCTAAGGGAATGAGTTCTGCTTGTTGTTCTGAATTTCCCTTTGAAATTGATCAAACCAATCCAGAAACTGAAGCTGAGGAGGATAGTTATTATGGATCGTGCGAAGAAGATACAGAGGTGAAGTATGAGAATTTTGATTCTGCTTGTGATTCTCTATCACATGAAAGTAATCAAATTGATTCTGAAGGCTGCGAGGGCAAAACAGAAGTTGAAGCAGGGCCAATGAATGAATGTTGCTCTGAAACTTTTGTTGATGAAGGTGTAAATTTTGgacttcaagaagaagaaaaagaagaggaaccATCAAAGTtggtttttaaatttgaatatcaAAGTTGGGATTGCAACTTGGTTGAAGAAGAATCCAAGGAAAGTTGTGATTTTGTGGAGAGGGATGATACTATTTCCTCATGGACCAACAAGTATCAGATCTTCACCGGCGCAAGTTTCAGCCAGTTCTTGGATGAACCACAAGTTGAAAATTTCACTGTGAAAGAGTTTTATGTCCATTCAAATGGTGATGATTCTCCATTTGAAAATCAAGTTATCATTGATTCCAAAGAAGGCTTTAATGCAGAAATTCTTGAGAATTCCACTCAAAAGGTGTCACAAAATAAGGTCAAGGATTCGGAACCAGTTGCTGAAGATTTACCACATGAAGATGATGATTTCATATGCTCAAGTATTGATTCAGATTCTATGAATTCTATGGGAGAAGAAGGCTTCTTGTCGGAAGCAGACTTCGGAACCAATATTGATTATTACACATTGGGGAACCATCATGTTGGTGAGGAAAATGCAGACCTAATaacagatgaagaagaagatttgGATTTTTTGGATGATAAAGATTTGGAGAATTTAGATATTGGTTATGAGCCTGATGATTTTGCCGAAGAAGACGAAGATATAATGAATGAGCTTAGAAAGATTGAAGAAGATTGTGCAAAGGAAAAGCCTTCAGGTAAAAATTTTGAAGTATCATTGAAGAACAATTCAGATAGTTTAGCTGCTTTTGATGGTGAGGATTCAAGCCGGTTCGACACACTTTGGGAGCATCAAGATTTGATAGAGCAGCTAAAGATGGAGCTGAAGAAAGTTAGAGCAACTGGTTTACCTACAATCCTTGAGGATTCTGAGTCTCCAAGGATCATGGAAGATTTGAAGCCATGGAATATTGATGAGAAGTTCCACCATTGTTCCAACACCAATGATCTTCCAAAATTCTATAAGAGTTACAGAGAGAGGATGAGGAAATTTGATATCTTGAATTACCAAAAGATGTATGCTATAG GTTTTTTATCATCGAAAGATCCGCTCCAAACACTTTCACGGCACAAGAAATCCTCTTCTTTTGTCATAAAAGACATTCTTCGTCGGCCACAGAGCGGCCGGCGAAAGAACAAGGAGTCAGGGGACGCGACGAACAAGTTCATGAGGGAACTATACAGTGACTTGGAAATGGTTTATGTGGGGCAATTATGCCTTTCTTGGGAGTTTCTTCAATGGGAATATGAGAAGGCATTGGAGCTGTGGGAAAGTGACCAATACGGTTTGAAAAGATTCAATGAGGTTGCTGGGGAATTTCAACAGTTCCAGGTTTTGATTCAGAGATTTATAGAGAATGAACCTTTCCAAGGTCCACGAGTTGAAAACTACACCAAGAATCGCTGTGTCATGAGGAATCTTCTTCAAGTTCCACTCATTAGAG AAGACAacagttccaaagataaaaagaaacaaagacaAAAAGGAGGAGATGTAGCAGCAGATGATGAGTCTATAATAATAACAAGTGACATGTTAGTGGAGATTTTGGAAGAATCAATCAGAACAATTTGGCGTTTTATAAGAGCTGATAAGGATGCATCTAGCTTCACACTTAAATCTGCAAGAGAAACTCATCAACTCATGCAACTACAGGATCTCTCAGATTCACAGCTTTTACTAGAAATTCTAACAGATCTTCAAAag AAGGAAAAGAGATTGAGAGAGTTATTGAGGAGTGAAAGCTGCATATTGAAGAAACTTAAGAAGCATGATTACGATGAAGATGGGACAGATCAAGTGCTTTATTTTTTCTCTCAAGTGGATATGAAATTAGTTTGGAGAGTGTTGAACATGTCAAGAATAACGACTGATCAACTAGCATGGTGTCGTAGTAAATTGAACAAGATCACTTTTGTAAATAGAAGGATACATGTTGAACCAACTTTCTTGCTTTTTCCTAGTTGA
- the LOC112797776 gene encoding uncharacterized protein isoform X7 produces the protein MNECCSETFVDEGVNFGLQEEEKEEEPSKLVFKFEYQSWDCNLVEEESKESCDFVERDDTISSWTNKYQIFTGASFSQFLDEPQVENFTVKEFYVHSNGDDSPFENQVIIDSKEGFNAEILENSTQKVSQNKVKDSEPVAEDLPHEDDDFICSSIDSDSMNSMGEEGFLSEADFGTNIDYYTLGNHHVGEENADLITDEEEDLDFLDDKDLENLDIGYEPDDFAEEDEDIMNELRKIEEDCAKEKPSGKNFEVSLKNNSDSLAAFDGEDSSRFDTLWEHQDLIEQLKMELKKVRATGLPTILEDSESPRIMEDLKPWNIDEKFHHCSNTNDLPKFYKSYRERMRKFDILNYQKMYAIGFLSSKDPLQTLSRHKKSSSFVIKDILRRPQSGRRKNKESGDATNKFMRELYSDLEMVYVGQLCLSWEFLQWEYEKALELWESDQYGLKRFNEVAGEFQQFQVLIQRFIENEPFQGPRVENYTKNRCVMRNLLQVPLIRDNSSKDKKKQRQKGGDVAADDESIIITSDMLVEILEESIRTIWRFIRADKDASSFTLKSARETHQLMQLQDLSDSQLLLEILTDLQKKEKRLRELLRSESCILKKLKKHDYDEDGTDQVLYFFSQVDMKLVWRVLNMSRITTDQLAWCRSKLNKITFVNRRIHVEPTFLLFPS, from the exons ATGAATGAATGTTGCTCTGAAACTTTTGTTGATGAAGGTGTAAATTTTGgacttcaagaagaagaaaaagaagaggaaccATCAAAGTtggtttttaaatttgaatatcaAAGTTGGGATTGCAACTTGGTTGAAGAAGAATCCAAGGAAAGTTGTGATTTTGTGGAGAGGGATGATACTATTTCCTCATGGACCAACAAGTATCAGATCTTCACCGGCGCAAGTTTCAGCCAGTTCTTGGATGAACCACAAGTTGAAAATTTCACTGTGAAAGAGTTTTATGTCCATTCAAATGGTGATGATTCTCCATTTGAAAATCAAGTTATCATTGATTCCAAAGAAGGCTTTAATGCAGAAATTCTTGAGAATTCCACTCAAAAGGTGTCACAAAATAAGGTCAAGGATTCGGAACCAGTTGCTGAAGATTTACCACATGAAGATGATGATTTCATATGCTCAAGTATTGATTCAGATTCTATGAATTCTATGGGAGAAGAAGGCTTCTTGTCGGAAGCAGACTTCGGAACCAATATTGATTATTACACATTGGGGAACCATCATGTTGGTGAGGAAAATGCAGACCTAATaacagatgaagaagaagatttgGATTTTTTGGATGATAAAGATTTGGAGAATTTAGATATTGGTTATGAGCCTGATGATTTTGCCGAAGAAGACGAAGATATAATGAATGAGCTTAGAAAGATTGAAGAAGATTGTGCAAAGGAAAAGCCTTCAGGTAAAAATTTTGAAGTATCATTGAAGAACAATTCAGATAGTTTAGCTGCTTTTGATGGTGAGGATTCAAGCCGGTTCGACACACTTTGGGAGCATCAAGATTTGATAGAGCAGCTAAAGATGGAGCTGAAGAAAGTTAGAGCAACTGGTTTACCTACAATCCTTGAGGATTCTGAGTCTCCAAGGATCATGGAAGATTTGAAGCCATGGAATATTGATGAGAAGTTCCACCATTGTTCCAACACCAATGATCTTCCAAAATTCTATAAGAGTTACAGAGAGAGGATGAGGAAATTTGATATCTTGAATTACCAAAAGATGTATGCTATAG GTTTTTTATCATCGAAAGATCCGCTCCAAACACTTTCACGGCACAAGAAATCCTCTTCTTTTGTCATAAAAGACATTCTTCGTCGGCCACAGAGCGGCCGGCGAAAGAACAAGGAGTCAGGGGACGCGACGAACAAGTTCATGAGGGAACTATACAGTGACTTGGAAATGGTTTATGTGGGGCAATTATGCCTTTCTTGGGAGTTTCTTCAATGGGAATATGAGAAGGCATTGGAGCTGTGGGAAAGTGACCAATACGGTTTGAAAAGATTCAATGAGGTTGCTGGGGAATTTCAACAGTTCCAGGTTTTGATTCAGAGATTTATAGAGAATGAACCTTTCCAAGGTCCACGAGTTGAAAACTACACCAAGAATCGCTGTGTCATGAGGAATCTTCTTCAAGTTCCACTCATTAGAG ACAacagttccaaagataaaaagaaacaaagacaAAAAGGAGGAGATGTAGCAGCAGATGATGAGTCTATAATAATAACAAGTGACATGTTAGTGGAGATTTTGGAAGAATCAATCAGAACAATTTGGCGTTTTATAAGAGCTGATAAGGATGCATCTAGCTTCACACTTAAATCTGCAAGAGAAACTCATCAACTCATGCAACTACAGGATCTCTCAGATTCACAGCTTTTACTAGAAATTCTAACAGATCTTCAAAag AAGGAAAAGAGATTGAGAGAGTTATTGAGGAGTGAAAGCTGCATATTGAAGAAACTTAAGAAGCATGATTACGATGAAGATGGGACAGATCAAGTGCTTTATTTTTTCTCTCAAGTGGATATGAAATTAGTTTGGAGAGTGTTGAACATGTCAAGAATAACGACTGATCAACTAGCATGGTGTCGTAGTAAATTGAACAAGATCACTTTTGTAAATAGAAGGATACATGTTGAACCAACTTTCTTGCTTTTTCCTAGTTGA
- the LOC112797776 gene encoding uncharacterized protein isoform X5, translated as MSSACCSEFPFEIDQTNPETEAEEDSYYGSCEEDTEVKYENFDSACDSLSHESNQIDSEGCEGKTEVEAGPMNECCSETFVDEGVNFGLQEEEKEEEPSKLVFKFEYQSWDCNLVEEESKESCDFVERDDTISSWTNKYQIFTGASFSQFLDEPQVENFTVKEFYVHSNGDDSPFENQVIIDSKEGFNAEILENSTQKVSQNKVKDSEPVAEDLPHEDDDFICSSIDSDSMNSMGEEGFLSEADFGTNIDYYTLGNHHVGEENADLITDEEEDLDFLDDKDLENLDIGYEPDDFAEEDEDIMNELRKIEEDCAKEKPSGKNFEVSLKNNSDSLAAFDGEDSSRFDTLWEHQDLIEQLKMELKKVRATGLPTILEDSESPRIMEDLKPWNIDEKFHHCSNTNDLPKFYKSYRERMRKFDILNYQKMYAIGFLSSKDPLQTLSRHKKSSSFVIKDILRRPQSGRRKNKESGDATNKFMRELYSDLEMVYVGQLCLSWEFLQWEYEKALELWESDQYGLKRFNEVAGEFQQFQVLIQRFIENEPFQGPRVENYTKNRCVMRNLLQVPLIREDNSSKDKKKQRQKGGDVAADDESIIITSDMLVEILEESIRTIWRFIRADKDASSFTLKSARETHQLMQLQDLSDSQLLLEILTDLQKKEKRLRELLRSESCILKKLKKHDYDEDGTDQVLYFFSQVDMKLVWRVLNMSRITTDQLAWCRSKLNKITFVNRRIHVEPTFLLFPS; from the exons ATGAGTTCTGCTTGTTGTTCTGAATTTCCCTTTGAAATTGATCAAACCAATCCAGAAACTGAAGCTGAGGAGGATAGTTATTATGGATCGTGCGAAGAAGATACAGAGGTGAAGTATGAGAATTTTGATTCTGCTTGTGATTCTCTATCACATGAAAGTAATCAAATTGATTCTGAAGGCTGCGAGGGCAAAACAGAAGTTGAAGCAGGGCCAATGAATGAATGTTGCTCTGAAACTTTTGTTGATGAAGGTGTAAATTTTGgacttcaagaagaagaaaaagaagaggaaccATCAAAGTtggtttttaaatttgaatatcaAAGTTGGGATTGCAACTTGGTTGAAGAAGAATCCAAGGAAAGTTGTGATTTTGTGGAGAGGGATGATACTATTTCCTCATGGACCAACAAGTATCAGATCTTCACCGGCGCAAGTTTCAGCCAGTTCTTGGATGAACCACAAGTTGAAAATTTCACTGTGAAAGAGTTTTATGTCCATTCAAATGGTGATGATTCTCCATTTGAAAATCAAGTTATCATTGATTCCAAAGAAGGCTTTAATGCAGAAATTCTTGAGAATTCCACTCAAAAGGTGTCACAAAATAAGGTCAAGGATTCGGAACCAGTTGCTGAAGATTTACCACATGAAGATGATGATTTCATATGCTCAAGTATTGATTCAGATTCTATGAATTCTATGGGAGAAGAAGGCTTCTTGTCGGAAGCAGACTTCGGAACCAATATTGATTATTACACATTGGGGAACCATCATGTTGGTGAGGAAAATGCAGACCTAATaacagatgaagaagaagatttgGATTTTTTGGATGATAAAGATTTGGAGAATTTAGATATTGGTTATGAGCCTGATGATTTTGCCGAAGAAGACGAAGATATAATGAATGAGCTTAGAAAGATTGAAGAAGATTGTGCAAAGGAAAAGCCTTCAGGTAAAAATTTTGAAGTATCATTGAAGAACAATTCAGATAGTTTAGCTGCTTTTGATGGTGAGGATTCAAGCCGGTTCGACACACTTTGGGAGCATCAAGATTTGATAGAGCAGCTAAAGATGGAGCTGAAGAAAGTTAGAGCAACTGGTTTACCTACAATCCTTGAGGATTCTGAGTCTCCAAGGATCATGGAAGATTTGAAGCCATGGAATATTGATGAGAAGTTCCACCATTGTTCCAACACCAATGATCTTCCAAAATTCTATAAGAGTTACAGAGAGAGGATGAGGAAATTTGATATCTTGAATTACCAAAAGATGTATGCTATAG GTTTTTTATCATCGAAAGATCCGCTCCAAACACTTTCACGGCACAAGAAATCCTCTTCTTTTGTCATAAAAGACATTCTTCGTCGGCCACAGAGCGGCCGGCGAAAGAACAAGGAGTCAGGGGACGCGACGAACAAGTTCATGAGGGAACTATACAGTGACTTGGAAATGGTTTATGTGGGGCAATTATGCCTTTCTTGGGAGTTTCTTCAATGGGAATATGAGAAGGCATTGGAGCTGTGGGAAAGTGACCAATACGGTTTGAAAAGATTCAATGAGGTTGCTGGGGAATTTCAACAGTTCCAGGTTTTGATTCAGAGATTTATAGAGAATGAACCTTTCCAAGGTCCACGAGTTGAAAACTACACCAAGAATCGCTGTGTCATGAGGAATCTTCTTCAAGTTCCACTCATTAGAG AAGACAacagttccaaagataaaaagaaacaaagacaAAAAGGAGGAGATGTAGCAGCAGATGATGAGTCTATAATAATAACAAGTGACATGTTAGTGGAGATTTTGGAAGAATCAATCAGAACAATTTGGCGTTTTATAAGAGCTGATAAGGATGCATCTAGCTTCACACTTAAATCTGCAAGAGAAACTCATCAACTCATGCAACTACAGGATCTCTCAGATTCACAGCTTTTACTAGAAATTCTAACAGATCTTCAAAag AAGGAAAAGAGATTGAGAGAGTTATTGAGGAGTGAAAGCTGCATATTGAAGAAACTTAAGAAGCATGATTACGATGAAGATGGGACAGATCAAGTGCTTTATTTTTTCTCTCAAGTGGATATGAAATTAGTTTGGAGAGTGTTGAACATGTCAAGAATAACGACTGATCAACTAGCATGGTGTCGTAGTAAATTGAACAAGATCACTTTTGTAAATAGAAGGATACATGTTGAACCAACTTTCTTGCTTTTTCCTAGTTGA